In Pectobacterium actinidiae, the DNA window TCACCACGCAGCCAATAATCGAGACATCCATCGGCGTGATAAGATCTTCCAGCCGTTGTTCCAGTGCGTTAACCGTACCGATTACGTCAAATTCCTGGCGAGAGCAGGTCGGGCAAGCAATGAAGTTGATCCCGCGCGCACGAATGCGCAGTGACTTCAGGATATCGAAGCCAACTTTCACTTCTTCAACCGGATCGGCTGCCAGCGAGATGCGCAGCGTGTCGCCAATACCTTCAGACAGCAGCAGGCCGAGGCCGATAGCCGATTTCACCGCACCGCTTCGTGCACCACCTGCTTCGGTGATACCAAGGTGCAACGGTTGATCGATACGCGCAGCCAGCAGACGATAGGATTGCACCGCGAGAAAAACATCCGAAGCTTTGACGCTGACTTTAAACTGATCGAAGTTCAGGCGGTCGAGGATATCGACGTGGCGCATTGCCGATTCGAGCAGCGCTTCCGGCGTTGGCTCACCGTATTTTTCCTGCAAATCTTTTTCCAACGAGCCGCCGTTAACACCAATGCGGATCGGGATATTATTGTAACGCGCACAGTCAACAACCGAGCGAATGCGCTCTTCGTTACCAATATTACCGGGGTTAATGCGCAGACAGTCGACGCCGTATTCTGCGACTTTCAGCGCAATACGGTAGTCAAAATGAATGTCGGCGACGAGCGGGACATTCACCTGCTGTTTGATAAGCTTAAAAGCTTCTGCCGCATCCATTGTTGGTACGGAGACGCGGACAATGTCGACGCCAACACGCTCTAGCGCTTTAATTTGGTTGACGGTGGCTTCAACGTCGGTGGTTCGAGTGTTGGTCATGGATTGCACCGCAATCGGCGCGCCATCACCAACAGGCACCTTGCCGACGTAAATCCGTGTTGATTTTCGACGGGTTATGGGTGCAGCGTTATGCATTACTTCATCTCCAACATTGCAGTCTTACTTGAACAACATGTTATTCGGCCGTCAACGTCAAGCGTGCAACCTGACTGCTGCGCACGAATCGGCTTAAATCGACTGGCTTACCTTGAAATTGAATCTGTACCGCAGCAGGCGCACCAATTTTAAGCTTATAGGGTGCCTGACCATCCAGATTCAGTGTGCCACCATTGCGCTGCATGCCGCTGAACAGTTTCTTACCGCTGGCATCCGTGACTTCTAACCAGCAATCAGCCGTGAAGGTCATTACCAATGCATGAGCCGCAGAGGCTGGATTGGTTTCCGCTACCGTACCCGCAGCAGGTGCGACAGCCCCAGCCCCCAACAAAACATTGCCCGCAGCTTGTGGCTGTGTGGCGTTCGCCTGCGAAGGGGATTGGCTGGACGGTGCAGCAGACGGTGTAGAAGCAGAAGAAGGCGTTGAAGGTCTCTCCGATGCAGTGGCAGAAAGGTCGACTGGCGTCGAAGCCGGTGCCGTAGCAGAATCCGGTACTGCCGTTTCCTGCGCGGTGCTGTTGTCCATTAGCGGAACGGACTGCCCTTCCGTTTGTGCCTGTACCGAGCTAGCGTGATCAACCATGCTGTTGATTTCCGCCTGCTGAGCCTGATGGTTTTGCCACCACCATGCGCCCGTTAGCCCCAGAACAACCAGCACGACCAGCCAGGTGATGGTCATCAACCAGCCATCACGCTTTTTGCGACTTTTTTTCAGCGAAAAACTCTGCATCGGCGAAACAGAGATCGTTTTAGGGATAGCCTGTTTATCCACGGCAGGAAGCAGTTCATCTTCGGGTAAATGAACCAGTTTGGCATAAGAACGGATATAGCCGCGCAGAAAAGTCGGCGCTAAATCGGCTGGAGTCGTACCGTCTTCAATATCGCGAACGGTGGTAATTTTAAGGCACAAACGCTCAGCAATAGTTTGCTGAGTCAGCCCAAGGCGTTCACGCGCCTCACGCAGACGTTCACCGGGTAGTTTTGCTTCTGTTGTATCTTGGGTGGCTTCAGTATTCATTAGCTAAGAAATGCTGGTACTGTTTAGATTGTGGAAAACTTCGCGCCAGCACGTTGCCATAACGTTCTTTATCGCCATCATGGCCCGCTAACGCGGCGAAACGAATCTGTAACCATAAGCTTTCGGCACTGGCCGGAAGAGTATGCTGATAAACATCAAGCAGCAGCCGCGCTTGCTCATTTTTCCCGGCAGCAAACTGTTTGTTCGCTTCCGCCAGCAAGGCACTGCCTTTCGTCGGGTCATACTTCAGTGCCCGACTTAATAAATTGCGCGCGTCTTCAGTCTGTCCGGCGTTGAAAAAGCAGTATCCCGCATTTTCCAACGCATCAGCAACCTGACTGTAATCAGGAAGTTGTGCAGCCGCACTAAACTGTCGCTGAGCCGCTACATACTGCCCTAAACTACACAGAAACGCACCGTAATTATTCATGACGCTGCCATTTTCCGGCGCCATGTTCAACACATGCTGATAACGCTGTTCAGCCAGACGGTTTTCACCTATCCGCTGCTCGTAAAGCGCCATTCCCAACTGTGTTCGATAATCCTGCGGAGCCATTGCTACCGCCTTCTCAAGATTCTGCCGAGCCGAATCCAGATTATTGTGTGCCAGATAGGTCAACCCTAACTGCAAGCGGGTTTGGGCAACCGCTGGATTTGTCGTCTCCTGAGGCGAATGCACACACCCCACCAGCAACAGCACTGCGAACAAGCTACTCAGCCAGTTCATTCCCTGTGATAAAGACATTCCCTGCAATAGTGGCTTTGTCATCCCTGTTCCCTCGCCTTGTCGTCCTAGCCAGCCATCCTTGACTGCGAAGTTACCTGAATATGAACAGGGTGGCAGCAAGAGCTAACAACAACGCGGCGCGCCTCGCAATTTGCTTACTATTGCTCTGCAAATTAGCTCAGCAGACGACGTCGGGTTAGCGCTTACGTTAACCCGCGGCCATTTGCTATCAGACCGCTTTCACCGTGATAGGTTCACCGGCCATTTTCTTCTTCAGCGTACGTTTGGTTCTGTCTACGACTTCACCCGCCAGCTGACCGCAGGCAGCATCAATATCATCACCACGGGTTTTACGTACGATCGTCGTGAAGCCATATTCCATCAGTACCTTGGAGAAACGGTCAACGCGGCTGTTTGAACTGCGGCCATACGGCGCGCCTGGGAACGGGTTCCACGGAATCAAGTTGATCTTGCACGGTGTATCTTTCAGGCATGCCGCCAGTTGATGTGCGTGCTCGGTGCCGTCATTGATATGATCCAACATCACATACTCAACGGTAACACGTCCCTGATTCGCATTTGACTTCTCCAGATAGCGGCGTACCGCGCTCAGGAACGTTTCGATATTGTACTTTTTGTTGATCGGCATGATTTCGTTGCGGATGTCGTCGGTTGGCGCATGCAGTGAAATCGCCAGCGCGACATCGATCATATCGCCCAATTTATCCAACGCAGGCACCACACCTGACGTGGACAGCGTCACGCGACGCTTGGACAAACCAAAGCCGAAGTCATCCAGCATAATTTCCATCGCTGGCACCACGTTAGTCAGGTTCAGCAAGGGTTCGCCCATGCCCATCATCACAACGTTGGTGATCGGGCGCTGACCGGTGACTTTAAACGCACCGATGATCTTCGCCGCACGCCACACCTGGCCGATAATTTCCGATACGCGCAGGTTGCGGTTAAAGCCCTGCTGCGCCGTTGAGCAGAATTTACACTCCAGCGCACAACCTACCTGAGACGAGACACATAGCGTGGCGCGATCTTCTTCTGGAATATAAACCGTTTCAACCCGTTGACCACCCACCAGAATCGCCCACTTGATGGTGCCGTCGGACGAGCGCTGTTCGTCCACCACTTCAGGGGCGCGAATTTCAGCGATCTCCTGCAATTTGCTGCGGAAGACTTTGTTAATATCCGTCATCTGGTTGAAGTCATCACAGCAGTAGTGATAAATCCACTTCATAACCTGGTCGGCGCGGAACGGTTTCTCTCCCATCGATATGAAGAGGTCACGCATTTGCTGGCGGTTAAGATCCAACAGATTGATTTTTTCCGCACTGGCTTTGACGGATTGAGAGGCATCAGCGGACGCCGGGGAGAATTCAGACACGGTTTGCTCGGATACGGTAGTGTTAGATGCGGTAATGTTAGATGCCGTCGTTTCAGACACGACGGTTTCAGACGCGATTTGCTTAGACATTGTCAATCCTGGCCTCGTTATTACACGTTATGGCACTAAAAAGAAGGTTGAATTCGATGGTAATCACCAAAGAAACGCCCCGGACAAGTGCAGGCTCATCCGGGGCGCAGCATTGTACAAAGTTTAAAACAGGTAAGCTACCATCACCGCTTTTTTTCTGTGTCATTACTTCGGTGTCGCGCACTAACGCAACAATAAGGAAGCAACATCACAGGCTGACCTGTTATCACGCACAAAAAAATTTATCGTGCGTAACCTTTATTTCATTTACGCGCGAGGGCAAATTTCGTCATCGCTGAAGAAATAGGCGATTTCACGCTGAGCAGATTCGATAGAATCAGAACCATGTACCGCGTTCGCCGTGAAGCTGTCTGCGTAATCAGCACGCAGCGTCCCCGCCAGTGCATTTGCCGGGTTCGTGGCACCCATGATGTCACGGTTACGTTGAACGGCGTTTTCACCTTCCAGCACCTGCACCATGATTGGGCCAGACATCATGAATTCGACCAGGCCATCAAAGAACGGCTTGCCTTTATGTTCAGCGTAGAAACCTTCCGCTTGCTCACGGCTCAGACGCAGCATTTTAGCCGCAACAATGGTAAAACCTGCGCTTTCAAAGCGTGCGTAAATCGAACCAATGGCATTCTTGGCAACCGCGTTAGGTTTTACGATGGAGAAGGTACGTTCTATCGTCATATTGACCTCATTAACTAAACTGTCAGATTGCAGCCGGATTATAAGAATTGTATACCCGGCTAGTGAAAGTGGCGCAAATTATAGGTGCAGAGACCTTTGTTGCCTACCAAGGAAATAACATTTTATTAAAAAAATGTTACCTCTTATTCCTTCTTCATTAACGATTACGCCACGCACTTTTTCGTCCCCCACAGGCCTTGCGCGAAATGTAACAAATCATCCGCGATCACAGTTCTGAAGGTTACTTGTAACGTTATAGGTTATTTGTTTTTAAAACAATAAGATAACTAGAATTCCCTTATCGTTCACTGCTAGCCTTGCTGTTGTACCCACCATAATGGCCAGTAAGAGGGCTGATAATGAAAAGAGCGGTCAATGCATTGCAAAATTTCGGCAAGTCCCTGTATGGGCCGGTGCTGATACTCCCGATTGTCGGGCTATTCATCGCATTCGGGAATGTGTTCGGTAACGGCAATTTAGCGGGCTATATCCCTTTACTTAATCACCCCTTAATTCAGGATTTTGGTCAACTGGTTTCCAAATCTGCCGTAGCGATTCTGGCTAATTTGGCGCTGGTGTTCGCCGTCGGGATCCCGATCGGACTGGCGAAACGCGATAAGGGCTACGCTGCGCTGATCGGTCTGGTGATGTTTATCATCTTTATTAACGCCATGAATATCACGCTGCAATTGCAGGGCAAACTCGTGCCTGCCGCAGAAATGCGCTCCGCCGGGCAAGGCATGGTGCTGGGCGTTCAGGTGCTGGAGATGGGCGTTTTCGCCGGTATCTTGATCGGCGGATTCGCAGGCTATCTGTATAACCGCTATTCCAGTAAACAGTTTAACGGCGTGATGGCGATCTATTCCGGCCACTGCTTCGTCGCTATTCTGGTGATTCCGCTAGCAATTGCGCTAGGCTTTGCGATGAGCGCGCTGTGGCCGTTTGCTCAACAGGGTATTACCTGGCTGGCCTTCGCTATTAAAGGTGCAGGTCCTGTTGGCATCGCGATTTATGGCTTTCTGGAACGCGTGTTGATCCCCACCGGGCTCCATCATCTGGTCTATACCCCATTCCTGTACACCGAACTGGGCGGAACCGCAGAGGTGTGCGGCAAGCTGTATCAGGGCGCACGTAACATCTATTTTGCTGAAATGGCCTGTCAGGACGTCAAGCAGCTGAGTTCTACCGTGGTCTGGGATGCGCGCGGTATCAGTAAAATGTTTGGTCTGACGGCCGCTGCGCTGGCGATGTACGTCACCGCGAAGCCAGAAAAACGGCTGGCCGCCAAAGCCATCCTGATTCCGGCTGCTTTTACTTCTTTCTTGCTAGGCGTCACCGAACCGCTGGAGTTTTCCTTCCTGTTCGTCGCTCCCATGCTGTTTGCCGTCCACGCCGTGCTGACTGGCATAGGAATGATGCTGTTCTCCATCATGGGCGTGCATGCAATTGGCGCTAACGGCGTCATCGACTTCCTGCTTTATAACCTGCCGCTGGGTATCGAAAAATCCAACTGGCCGATGTACATCGTGGTCGGGCTGACGATGTCGGTGATTTATTTCTTCGTCTTCCGCTTCTTAATTCTGTACTTCGACATGCCAACACCAGGGCGTGAAACCGATGAGGAAGAGACGCGGCTGTATTCCAAAACCGAATATCAGTCCAAGACAGAGAATCAGGCAAAAACGCAGGACGCCGTGAAAGGCGATGCTCAGCTTGTTGGCGCCACCATCATCGCCGGGTTGGGTGGCAAACCCAATATCGAGGTGGTGGATAACTGCTACACCCGCCTGCGGGTCACACTCATCGACCCCGCTTTGGTAGATGAACAACAGCTTAAGAACACCGGTGCGAAAGCCGTTATCCGACAGGGTAACAACGTACAGGTGGTTTACGGACTTCACGTCAAAACTATACGCGAAGCAGTTGAAAACGCGCTTTAACAGGAGACTGACCATGACGAAATCCCCATTTATTCTGACGATTGCCGGCGGCGGCAGCACCTATACCCCGGGCATCGTAAAAAGTCTGATGGTACGTCTTGCGGATTTCCCGCTGGCAGAGATTCGTTTGTATGACATTGACGGCCAGCGGCAAGACATCATCGCGCCAGTGGTGGAAAAGGTGATTCGCGACCACAGTGACAGCATTGTCTTTACCGTCACAACCGACCCGGAAACCGCGTTTAGCGGCGCTAACTTTGTCTTTGCCCAGATGCGTGTCGGGCAGTACAAGATGCGCGAACAGGACGAGAAAATCCCACTACGTCACGGTGTCGTTGGGCAGGAAACCTGTGGCCCCGGCGGACTGGCCTACGGCCTGCGCACCATTTTGCCAATGGCTGAGCTGATCGATCTGGTTGAGCGCTATGCGCATAAAGAGGCGTGGATCGTCAATTACTCTAACCCTGCTGCGATCGTTGCCGAAGGCGTACGCCGTCTGCGTCCTAACGCCCGCGTGCTGAATATTTGCGATATGCCCGTTGCCGCGATGCGTAACATCGCCGCTGTGCTAGGCGTCGATCGTCATGACATCACGGTAGACTATTTTGGGCTGAACCACTTTGGCTGGTTTACCCGCGTGCTGGTCGATGGCGTGGATCGTATGCCAGAACTGCGCCAGCATATCGCCCGCTACGGCCTGTTGACCGCCGATGCCGCCGATACCGATCCGCAACACGCCGATCCGTCATGGGTGAAAACCTGGCGCAACATCAAACCAATCATGGATCATTTCCCGGAATTCGTACCGAATCCGTATTTGCAGTACTACCTGATGCCGAACCAGATCGTTGAGCATCAGGATCCCGACTACACGCGCGCCAATGAAGTGATGGACGGGCGTGAGAAGAAGCTGTTTGCAGCAGCGGCCAGCTACAAGGAAACCGGTATTCTGTCGGATGCGTTCCACGTTGGCGTGCACGGTTCGTTCATCGTTGATGTCGCCTGTTCGCTGGCGTTCGATCTGCGCCAGCGCCACCTGGTCATCGTCGAAAACCAAGGTGCTATCGCCAATCTGCCTTACGACGCGATGGTGGAAGTTCCGGCTTATATCACTGCACAAGGGCCAGAGCCAGTGAGAATGGGAAATGTCCCACAGTTCCATCGCGCCTTGTTGGAGCAGCAGTTGGCATCTGAACAGTTGCTGGTTGAAGCCACGCTGGAAGGCAGCTACGAGAAGGCCTTGCAGGCATTTACCCTGAACCGTACCGTGCCAACCATGCAGCACGCCAAAGCCATTCTGGACGAGATGATTGAAGCCAATCAGGATTACTGGCCGCAATTAAAACAAGCATATAGAGACGGCATCGCCCAATAATCTGCGACTTGTCGGATGAGGGAAAATCGCTGACAATGAATCTATCATTGCACATCGGAGCCGAATTCGTCGGCTCCAGCGTGGAGGAGCTATGTCAGCATCGTCTTCTGATTTGCCCGTTTCTCATGAGCGGTTTGTCTCCGCAGACTGGCTTGCCAGCCACCTGAATGACAACAGCATTACGATCATCGACGCCCGTATGCTACCACCGGGCAACAGCAACCGTGATATTCATGCCGAATACCGCGCCGGTCATCTGCCTGGCGCGGTTTTTTTTGATATTGAAACGCTGTCCGATCACAGCACCGACTTGCCGCATATGATGCCAACGCGAGAGGACTTCGCACGCGCAATGGGTGAGCTGGGGATCGATGACCAGCAGCATCTGGTGATTTACGATGAAGGCAACCTCTTCTCCGCGCCGCGTGCGTGGTGGATGCTGCACACCTTCGGCGCGACATCCCTTTCAATCCTGAGCGGTGGTCTGGCAAGCTGGACAGCGCAGAACCTACCGCTGGAACAGGGCGATGTGGCACCTAAGCCAACCACGTTTCACGCCATGTTGGATGAAAGCGCGATTCGCTCCCGCGACGACGTGCTCTCCATCAGCCGGGATAAATCAGAACAGATTGTCGATGCCCGCCCTGCCCCGCGTTTTAATGCTGAGGTGGATGAGCCGCGACCCGGCCTGCATCGCGGCCATATTCCCAACAGTTTGAACGTACCGTGGACCGATTTAGTGAGCCATGGTGCGCTAAAACCCAATGCCGAACTGGCAACCATTCTTCACAAGCACGGCGTGGATTTCACCCGTCCCATCGTCGCCAGCTGCGGCTCCGGCGTAACGGCATCTGTCGTCGTGCTGGCGCTAACGCAGTTAAATGTCCCAAATGTGACGCTGTATGATGGTTCATGGAGCGACTGGGGTAGCCGCGATGATGTCCCGATTGCGCGTGATTAATCCCGCTCGGCATTTTACTGCCTGTTGGTCAGGAGCTGTGGGTGGATAATCGGCTGGCCTCCTTAATGCAGCACGGTCAGGTGCTGACGCGCGCGGAATACCGCGTGCTGGCTTTTATCGCCGAACACTCATCGCTGATAGGCAAAATCACGGTGCGGGAGCTGGCGCAGAAGACCTATGTTTCCACAGCAACCATCATGCGGTTATGCCAGAAAATCGGCTTTAGCGGCTACAGTGAATTCATTTATCACTGCAAAACACTGCTCACGGATAATCCGCGTCTGGTTCCCTCTCCCGTCGTTACGCCCAATGACGCGTCGCTTCCTGATGCTTTTCAGCATTTTATCGACAATTATCAGCGCACGTTTGCCTACATTAGCTATCAGGATAGAGCCGCGTTCAGCGCTATCCTGCGACAAGAAAGCCACTTCTTTCTGTACGGCGCGGGATTTTCCCATCTGTTTGCCGAATATTTGGCGAAGAAACTTCAGGTGCTGGGGAAAGATGCGTTCTCTTCTGGGTTAGGGGACAGTCGAGGTATTTTTCTCAATAACGCACCAAAATATCAGGTGTTTATCGCCATCTCTCGCAGTGGGGAAACCGAGCAGGTATTGGATAAGGCGCGCATCGCCAAAAACATTGGCATGAAGGTGATCGCGTTTACCCGTGCGTCGTTGAACTCGTTAGGCGAGTTAGCCGATTTGCACTTCCGGCTCTACGATGATGCGGTTCACTATGCGGCGGAAGCCGGTGAAATTAGCTCATTTGAATCGAATCTGGTGATGCTGATCGATTTACTGCTGTTGCAGGCAACAGCGGAAAAATCGTAATCCGCCGTTGCTTGTATCAATTTACATACCCTATATACCCTAAATAATTCGAGTTGCGTGACAAAACGCTAGCGTTTTGAACAACGCCAAAGCGTTGACCCTTTAGGGCAAGGCCCATTTATGAGCCTTGTAACGCGGCAACCGCACGACAAATCGGTCTAAAACCGATTTGAACAGCGCTAGCGCTGGCCCGAAGGGTGAACCTCATAAAATGAGGTTCATTAATCCCCAGGAGCTTACACAGGTAAGTGACTGGGGTGAGTAAGGACAAATCGGCCTCGCCGATTTGAACGCCGCTTGCGGCGGCCCTTCAGGGCGAGGCTAAGGATGAGCCGAGTATTGCCAACGCACAAGCAGCTTGAAGTATGACGGGTATCAGGCGTTGCCGGTAGCCTTAAACTCCCTCAGGAAACTCCCCCACTTGCGCTCGTAAAACGGCGTAGTGTGCTTAATCATGTAGTGGCTAATGCCCGGTTCGCCTTCTTTCACCAGACACAGATCGACAGGGCGTTCGTCCGGTAACGTATCGCTGGCGACGCTGCCTGCTTCACGGATGATGGTTTCTTCATCCTGATCGGCATCAATCCCAATCAATAGATGCGGCTGTTCTTCTCCCGGCTCCTGAATCTGCGCCAGAAACGCCCGTTTTACATGACGATGCTTGGTAAACAGCTGCGTCAGGGAGTCGATCATCTGTGCTGGCATCTCGGCTGGCTGGCTCAGCATGACCTGCATATCTTCTTCAACAACACGCTGCTGAACAAAACCATTACCTTCGCCAGACAGAATATGTTCAATTTCCTGTGGCAAAAACTCTTTGCCATACGGCAGTTTAGGATTGAGGAACAGCGTGACGCCCTGTGTCATTTCAAACAGTGAACGCGTCGGCAGGGCCAGAAAAGACGCTTCTTCCGTAATCACGCTCTGTAAGGCTTCCAGAGAAGAGAAGAAGGGAATCGCGGATGAGCCATCGTCTTTTTCCCAGTGCTGAATGTTCACATTACTGCCCGCATGCAGCACCACCTCACCGGATTCATCCCCGTCATCGGTAGTGCCCAGCACAAACACCGTGGCTTCCATCAGTTCACTGAAAAACTCAGGACGATGTGCAGGTTCCGTGGCAGCCAGAATCAGCACTTCTTCCAGTTTATTACGTGGCGAAAACTCCATACTTTCCTCAACATGATTACGTTAAAAAAACCGACGCTTTAAGGCCTGAATCGACTACTTGGCGTTGCTCAGCAAGAGATTCGCCAGCGTGCGCACGCCGAGTCCCGTTGCGCCTGTCGCCCACTGATCCACCGCGCCTTTACGGTACGTCGCGGAACAGTCGATGTGCAGCCAGCCCTGCTGGTAATTTTTCACAAAGTGCGACAGGAAGGCCGCCGCCGTGCTGGCACCCGCAGTATGCGCACCACTGGCAATATTGTTCAGATCGGCAAAGCTGGACGGTAGATGGCTGCGGTGGAACTCTTCCAGCGGCAAACGCCAGAACGGTTCGTTTTCTTCTTTCGCACTTTCCTGCAATGCCGCCACCAGCTCATCATCAAAGCTGAACAGCGCGTGGTAATCGTTACCCAGCGCCATTTTCGCTGCGCCCGTCAACGTTGCACAGTCGATGATCCACTGTGGATTCTGCTCGGAAGCATCAATCAGGCCATCCGCCAGTACCAAACGCCCTTCCGCGTCGGTGTTCATGACTTCAACCGTTTTACCGTTGCGGTAGCGAATGATGTCGCCCAGTCGGAACGCATTGCCGCTCACCATGTTGTCCGCACAGCACAGGTACAGCTTCACGCGCTGTTGCAAACCACGCGCCGCTGCCAGCGCCAGTGCGCCCGTCAGGGTGGCCGCACCGCCCATGTCCGATTTCATGGAATCCATAGAGCCGCTGGGTTTCAGGCTATAGCCGCCGGTATCAAACGTAATACCTTTACCTACCAGACAAGCGAATACCGGTGCATCCGGGTTACCCGTCGGGTTATAGTCCAGCGCCAGCAGCACTGGCTGACGTTCAGAACCGCGACCGACCGTGTGCAGACCGGCATAATTTTGCTCACGCAGGTCTTCACCTTTGGTGATGCGGTAGCTGATAGCATCACACGCGACATCACACAGCAGGTCGACCGCACGGGTCGCCAACTGCTCTGGCCCCAGATCTTCAGCAGGCAGGTTGATGGTGTCACGTACCCAGTCCACAATTTTCAGTCGGTCATTAAATTCTTTCTGGTCAGCGTCATTCAGTTCTGCCCATTCAACCGTTCTTTGCCCTTTCGGCCCGCGATACCCTTGCCAAAATGCCCAGCTGTTTGCCAGATCCCAACCTTCACCGGCTAATTTAACGTGTTTAATCCCCTGCCCGTCGATCTTGCGGGCAGCACACTGGATCGTTGCCAGTGCTGCTTTACCATTCAGTGGCGCTCCTGCATGAATGGTAAAACCCTGCTCATTCACACTCAGCGTCGCTTTTTCTCCCCAGCGCGCATCAGCAGGTTCAGTGGAGAGTGAAATCAGCATGGTAGTGTTCGTCATAGTGCTTCTCCGATAATAGGTATTCCTGCCACTTTTCATGTTTGCAGGTGATGTTCATAGTTGCAGACGTTCTGCTTATCAATGCGTGTTTATAAACGCTTCGCTTATAAACACTCGGTTTGCAGATAAATAAACGGTGCATCATGACATGCAAATGTTACGAATTTTGGCACGGCCACCCAAGGCCGCCCCGTCATGTTGCTATTCTGCTTCATCTAACCAGACCAGCAGGATCGCTTCCAGAATTTTTTCATTGGAGGCATCCGGCCGATCGTCAAACTCATCTAACTCGCAGATCCACTGGTGCATGTCCGTGAAACGCACAGTTTTCGGATCGAGATCGGGAAACTGATCGTAAAGCGCTTCACCGATAGCTCGACTGTCTGTCCATTTTAATCCCATCGTGATTTCTCCCTCTTCGGATCAATGCTCACGCGCATGGTTGATCGTATAACGAGGGATCTCGACAACCAGATCGTCCCCGGCGATACGCGCCTGACAGCCCAGACGGCTTTCCGGCTCCAGCCCCCAGGCTTTATCCAGCATGTCGTCTTCGTCTTCCGTACTTTCCACCAGCGAGTCAAAGCCTTCGCGCACGATGCAGTGACAGGTGGTACAAGCACAAGATTTCTCGCAAGCGTGCTCAACGTCAATACCGTTACGCAGGGCGACTTCCAAAATGCTTTCACCGCGTTCCGCTTCCAAAACCGCGCCTTCAGGACACAGATCCTGATGCGGTAAAAATACTATCTTAGGCATGT includes these proteins:
- a CDS encoding 6-phospho-alpha-glucosidase; this encodes MTKSPFILTIAGGGSTYTPGIVKSLMVRLADFPLAEIRLYDIDGQRQDIIAPVVEKVIRDHSDSIVFTVTTDPETAFSGANFVFAQMRVGQYKMREQDEKIPLRHGVVGQETCGPGGLAYGLRTILPMAELIDLVERYAHKEAWIVNYSNPAAIVAEGVRRLRPNARVLNICDMPVAAMRNIAAVLGVDRHDITVDYFGLNHFGWFTRVLVDGVDRMPELRQHIARYGLLTADAADTDPQHADPSWVKTWRNIKPIMDHFPEFVPNPYLQYYLMPNQIVEHQDPDYTRANEVMDGREKKLFAAAASYKETGILSDAFHVGVHGSFIVDVACSLAFDLRQRHLVIVENQGAIANLPYDAMVEVPAYITAQGPEPVRMGNVPQFHRALLEQQLASEQLLVEATLEGSYEKALQAFTLNRTVPTMQHAKAILDEMIEANQDYWPQLKQAYRDGIAQ
- the sseA gene encoding 3-mercaptopyruvate sulfurtransferase; its protein translation is MSASSSDLPVSHERFVSADWLASHLNDNSITIIDARMLPPGNSNRDIHAEYRAGHLPGAVFFDIETLSDHSTDLPHMMPTREDFARAMGELGIDDQQHLVIYDEGNLFSAPRAWWMLHTFGATSLSILSGGLASWTAQNLPLEQGDVAPKPTTFHAMLDESAIRSRDDVLSISRDKSEQIVDARPAPRFNAEVDEPRPGLHRGHIPNSLNVPWTDLVSHGALKPNAELATILHKHGVDFTRPIVASCGSGVTASVVVLALTQLNVPNVTLYDGSWSDWGSRDDVPIARD
- a CDS encoding MurR/RpiR family transcriptional regulator: MDNRLASLMQHGQVLTRAEYRVLAFIAEHSSLIGKITVRELAQKTYVSTATIMRLCQKIGFSGYSEFIYHCKTLLTDNPRLVPSPVVTPNDASLPDAFQHFIDNYQRTFAYISYQDRAAFSAILRQESHFFLYGAGFSHLFAEYLAKKLQVLGKDAFSSGLGDSRGIFLNNAPKYQVFIAISRSGETEQVLDKARIAKNIGMKVIAFTRASLNSLGELADLHFRLYDDAVHYAAEAGEISSFESNLVMLIDLLLLQATAEKS
- the sseB gene encoding enhanced serine sensitivity protein SseB, producing MEFSPRNKLEEVLILAATEPAHRPEFFSELMEATVFVLGTTDDGDESGEVVLHAGSNVNIQHWEKDDGSSAIPFFSSLEALQSVITEEASFLALPTRSLFEMTQGVTLFLNPKLPYGKEFLPQEIEHILSGEGNGFVQQRVVEEDMQVMLSQPAEMPAQMIDSLTQLFTKHRHVKRAFLAQIQEPGEEQPHLLIGIDADQDEETIIREAGSVASDTLPDERPVDLCLVKEGEPGISHYMIKHTTPFYERKWGSFLREFKATGNA
- the pepB gene encoding aminopeptidase PepB codes for the protein MTNTTMLISLSTEPADARWGEKATLSVNEQGFTIHAGAPLNGKAALATIQCAARKIDGQGIKHVKLAGEGWDLANSWAFWQGYRGPKGQRTVEWAELNDADQKEFNDRLKIVDWVRDTINLPAEDLGPEQLATRAVDLLCDVACDAISYRITKGEDLREQNYAGLHTVGRGSERQPVLLALDYNPTGNPDAPVFACLVGKGITFDTGGYSLKPSGSMDSMKSDMGGAATLTGALALAAARGLQQRVKLYLCCADNMVSGNAFRLGDIIRYRNGKTVEVMNTDAEGRLVLADGLIDASEQNPQWIIDCATLTGAAKMALGNDYHALFSFDDELVAALQESAKEENEPFWRLPLEEFHRSHLPSSFADLNNIASGAHTAGASTAAAFLSHFVKNYQQGWLHIDCSATYRKGAVDQWATGATGLGVRTLANLLLSNAK
- the iscX gene encoding Fe-S cluster assembly protein IscX, whose product is MGLKWTDSRAIGEALYDQFPDLDPKTVRFTDMHQWICELDEFDDRPDASNEKILEAILLVWLDEAE
- the fdx gene encoding ISC system 2Fe-2S type ferredoxin; translated protein: MPKIVFLPHQDLCPEGAVLEAERGESILEVALRNGIDVEHACEKSCACTTCHCIVREGFDSLVESTEDEDDMLDKAWGLEPESRLGCQARIAGDDLVVEIPRYTINHAREH